The genome window TTTAGGTATTTTGTTAATCCTAAATAAGAAAGTAAATTGAAGATAATTTTAAATTATGCCTACTCAACAACAACAAGCTAAAACTAATACTTCTTTATCTCCTGAAACTCAAAAAGTAATAGATGCTTTTAATAAGCTCGGTACCGATGACAAACTCGCATTATTGTACTATGCTTATGAAGAAATGGGAGAGCAAATAACTCCTGCTGCTCCTAGTGCAGCCGAGCCAGAACTTGCACCTAAGTTATTAGGAGATTACCTGGAATTGTCCGACGACGAACAACTGCAAATTATGCGCGATATTGCGGAAAAGAAAGACACTGAATGGTCGCGCTTATATGGCGGATTAAAAGCTAATAATCAGCTCGTAGTTTGGTATTCTTGGGCGCAAGAAATGGGCAATAAAGTTGTAGATTTCCCTCAAGATTACAAAGCTAATTCAGCAACGAATAAAGCGCTAGAAAATATAGAAAAACTAGAGTTTGAACAACAAATTTCTTTCTTGCGTCAGGTGGCTA of Oscillatoria salina IIICB1 contains these proteins:
- a CDS encoding orange carotenoid protein N-terminal domain-containing protein — encoded protein: MPTQQQQAKTNTSLSPETQKVIDAFNKLGTDDKLALLYYAYEEMGEQITPAAPSAAEPELAPKLLGDYLELSDDEQLQIMRDIAEKKDTEWSRLYGGLKANNQLVVWYSWAQEMGNKVVDFPQDYKANSATNKALENIEKLEFEQQISFLRQVASEMGYSEVKPTPTQQETGKTPSL